In a genomic window of Zonotrichia albicollis isolate bZonAlb1 chromosome 7, bZonAlb1.hap1, whole genome shotgun sequence:
- the LOC141729517 gene encoding low affinity immunoglobulin gamma Fc region receptor II-like, with the protein MAGDTGMARKVVLLLWAQTLGLAGTQTTWIIVEPPWMPAVLWDRVTLTCQGLGTTSATTWYKDGRRWGQQGHDRLTVTENGTYECNRTGSGLSPPMRVLDGPSKPS; encoded by the exons atggctggggacaccgggatggccaGGAAggtggtgctgctcctgtggg cccagaccctcggcCTTGCTG GCACCCAGACCACCTGGATCATCgtggagcccccctggatgccagcagtgctgtgggaccgagtgacactgacctgccagggcttggggaccaccagtgccaccacatGGTACAAGGACGGGCGgcgctggggacagcagggacatgaCCGCCTGACTGTCACTGAGAATGGCACCTACGAGTGTAACAGAACCGGCAGTGGGCTCAGCCCCCCCATGAGAGTCTTAGATG GACCCTCCAAGCCCTCCTGA